The genomic region TAAAGGAAGTGGAATGACTCACATTTCCCTgccgaggaggaggtggtggactgtggggtgtgtgtgtgtgtgtgtgtgtgtttggggtgtttgtgtgtggggggggtggggtggtgttggATTTGAATAATGATAGAAACAGAGGCAACATTGTCGGTGCTAGCGGAGATCAGTAAGCGGCTTAGAGGTGCTCGCAgcgaaggagggaggagatctAATCGCTTCAACAAAGATGGCATAGAATACTCGAAACGTCAAAAAAAGGAGGAGATACGTCAGAAAACATGCCATGTTTTCACATAAAAAGAGACCTATTGAGATCCCGCTTCTTTGGGACTGATAAACTGCCTACATGTGAAATACGTTGCGCACACAGACTTTGAGGTTCCCAGTTCCTGCTCCTGATTGTTATGCTAGTTTCCGCCAGAGATTTAGGGAGCCCCTTTAGGGACGCTTTTAAGGGCCAGGACCATTTGCTGCTCACCCAACCACAGTAAGGTCCTCTTTCAAAGAGGCATTCAGCGCACGGGGCCCCCGCCCACAGAATGGGACAGGTGCAGCTCAACTGCCAATGGCcaaaacaaatcactgagacaATAGCGAGGGGGCGGACCACACAAGAGGGAAGAAAAGTGgtcgaaaaaaagaaaagagaagtaaaaaaaaaataaacccgaaacaaaacaaaactgccaACCAGCTCTGTTAAATCGGCTCGCTTTCAGAGGTTTAGCCGCCAATGGCTGGGTCTGAGAGCTCACGGCGACACAGAGTCAACAGCTTCCTGCTTTAGCCGGACCTGAAAGTCAGCCATTGGAGCAATATTAAAGGAAAATGATCCCGCTTTGTCCTCAAAGCAGATCAGCTGATTTACAGTAAGGACCTTAATGGAGTGATCAAAGGGGCCAGAATGGCAGCACACAGCACCAAAGGGAATAGTCATGTGCACTAATGGATTCCTACCCATTTATGAATGAGAACAGACGTACCTATGTGATAAATATCATGGTAGCTTCTGAAGCCATTTTGGAACTTAATGAACAtcacaaacaagcaaactagCGTAACCAACTACTTGCTACACAAAGCGTTCTTTCAGAGGATAATATGACCAATTAATGGtattgtctgtctttctatagAAAGGGGAAAAGTTAAAGGTGGAGACGGCATTCTTGCCAACATCTACTCAGTTGCTGAGTGATGGTCGTTCCTTCTGTCTTATTGGCACCTGTAAACAACCTCTCtccagagaaaaataaatagtcATCCGGTTGCATTGTTGAAGAACAGGAGGCCACCGAAACCAGTCAGAAAGTGTCCGGCTGTGCACCATCCTTTTCCAATAATAGGCATCAGAGTGAAATAAGGAAATGCAACAATGCATTGCTTGAAGTCCTTTGGTTTACAAAGAGTGTGCCACCAAAAAGAGGATTACTGCTATTGTGTCTGACTATTGTGTCACTTCAAAGTAGGATTTAAGTGAACAAGTGGTTTTAATGCCAACGTTTTGGCATACTATAATAGTACAATCATTTAAAGGCTGATCttctgtaaatgtgtgaaaacCCTTAATGTTCCTTCCCTTACTTCCATCCTCAAATAGTTTTAAAAGGCTTATGGCTCTATCACTGAGTGGCAACCATTATAGAGCAGTGAAGGTCCTCAACATGATTTAAGACAGTGGAGACATTTCCTGGAAGATGACAGGGCTGTAAACTATGCTCAGTTTCTGCCAGTCATGACATTTTTCAGACAATTTTGTTCAACTTCTGCCAGGGCTGTtgttctttttccctctctctggacCGTTTGCAACTAAATTGtcttttacttttacatttactaTGGAACAACCAGTCACATACACTAAAACATGTAAAATAGGCATTGACCTTTGACCCGCATCTTAGTCCCTAAGAACCATAGGTCTCCTCTGGGGTCAGGCCATTTGTCACCTGTGACACAAAAAATGTCAAAGAGGCTAATGGGTGGCTTGGAGGTCTGGGAGTGGGGCCCCACAAGGAGAATGGCCACATAATCACCAAATACTACAAAAGGCTTTGTAAGTTGTATTACCACTAAAGGATCTGCCTATGCAGGATAACTGTGCATTTATGTAAGACGGAAGGAGCTGGATGTGCCTCTTAGTTTCTGCAGCCAGATCACCACCGCTGTTAACCCTTTCATTCTATTCTAAAGGGATATGTGCCTTTTCTTTTGGGTGTTCAATCAACAAATGTCACGATGCTAAATAAAACTAAATAGGCATGATGATCAAATCTCCAAAACGTCAAGTTCCACATTCACAACATTCTCTATTTCCTGAACTAAAGAGGTTTCAAGGCCATTTAGTGTTCCCGTCCCCTCAAAAACTGCTGGCGTGGCAATCTGTAACAAGAAACCGATACATCCTAATAAACACCACAACAGAGTTACAACTGAATCAGAGCAGCCTCCCAGTACCGAATCGGAGAAGGAGTTGAGATTAGCTTGTGACGGGTCTCCTTACCTGCCCTCCCTGgccgccctctctctcaccgacagcagcagcagctggatcTCAGCCTTGAGCAGGGCTTTGATAGCCGGGGGGTCAGCCAGAGGTGATGGAGTAGAGTTCGGCCGGTTCCACTGTTGGGTGGAGTCCCTCCAAATCTGCTCCCACAGCTCCACCTAACAACATTCCAAAATAAACAATGAGCAGACATTTTTGAAGGGCAATGGAATAAGGAGTCAATGAACGACATATTCAAATGCTGGATTTCTTTTGGGAGTTAGGTTTCTTGTTTTTCAAGGTTTTGCACAGTttttcaccacaccacaccatattGCTGACTTTGAGACCCATGGCTGGTTTTCCTCTTAAAGTTTGACCCCTAACTTTTATTGACAGCACCTTCAGGGAACTGGAAATATCAGtcttatggaaaaaaaaatctgcaaatattttttttctggcaaTTCCCaccacaaagaaagaaataacGTTGATAACTACTTTTGCTAGTGCCTCGGTGCACACAGCCTGTTCTCTATTAACACCCTCTGTACCTGCCATCAGTCACTCATTTCAACCCGCAAAAATACTGCCAGACCCCAGAGCACACTTCAAAGCTGGCAGCTGACCAGAGGGGAAGGCTGAGCCCAGTGCGAGGGAGCTCTTGCCCCTGGGGtgccctccccaccaccaccaccaccgccgccttcCCCTTTCCCCTATCCTCACCTGGGCACAGACGGCCTAAGTGCCCTTGCTGACCTGCAGCCGTCGGCTTCACAGCTCCCCCCGTCACGGCCACTCTGGGCTCAGGTGTTTACGATGTGAGGGGCTGTTGCTGGGTAGTTCTGAGTTGTTGattgcagttttttttacagtcttGTGTGGAAACGTGTACCAAGACAGTCAGGGGAGCGCAGGAGAGGCTTCTTTTTAATGTACCAGCAGTTAGAAAACCAGGGCTCTGCTTTATACCACATTTGACCCTTCTGTCATTCCACAATTTTTCAAGACAAACAATCTTCTAGACTATGACCTGACGTCCGTTTAAACTACAATACATGAACCATTTATCTTCTTTAAAGGCTTTAAAGTTTCACCTCTTTTCAACTCCTTTCAACTCTTCATTCATGTtcacttacaaaaacacacatctccATTATATAATGAAAACAGACCCCTCACAAACCCAGCAAAGAAAACCCCTTTTGGTAGGCTACCTTAAAAGCTGGAAAGCCCATTTCAGAGCTCACTGACATATGGCCGCCGTCCAAGAAATGGCCATGGCCTCATATCCTGAGATAAACATGAAAGGGAGCTAGCATATCTCCTGTGAATCAGGCTGCTGTAGACCGTGACCTTGTGGTAAAGGGTTAGTGAGTGCAGAACGATTGCCGCCCATTAGAACTTTGATTTTGTAAAACACTCATTATCttgatatttatatattttttaaatgtaaattgtaTCTTAGGGCTTGCGTAGTATTGGACAGCTATGTCTGAAAATCTTTTCAGCAATAATTCCGTCTAATTCATTGTGTGATACACTGATATGCAGATTTGGAGTAGAAGCATACGTACATCTTTAGTTTTGTTAGTAATGGAAAATGTAGATATAGCCTAACTGTTTTTTTCTTGGCAGCAGTGTTAACATGTGTGATGGAGAATAGACTTATGTTGAGAAGATTTCCTCAACCTCTACACCTGGTAAAAGCTGTGATTTCAATTGTAAGATACTTTAATTTCAGGGCCTGCTGTTCCACCTTCTGCtgttaatatatataaaaaaacaacaacagacagaaTTCCACAGATCCAATGATGTTTGGAGGACTGTCAGTAGTTTCTGAAACTAGTGTAGATACGGCCAGTAAAGGCCActttatataaaaataataataataaaaaaaaactgttgaaaaATCAGACCACTTTCCACTTGATGTTTAGGCCTATTTGAAATACTCTATATGGTGATCTCACTGTTTATAGCCTTTCGTTAAATAAACAAGGTTTGTGAATTTTCCCCACCTGGTTTGTTTCGGTCCATTTTAAGTGgactcagcagtgtgtgtgtgtgtgtgtgtgtgtgtgtgtgcttcaaatGAGCTCAGACAGTTAAAAAGTGAACCACATTTAGACTACCTCTGATGTTCAGTGACAAGGTTAAGAAAATGAGTGAACTGATGGATTGGTTGGTATGTGTCCAAATGAAACATGTGGGAATGATGGGCCTGGTTTGCCGAAACTTTCATAAGTTACACCTTAAACTGTCCCTTAATATTTTGAGGTGTTTCCCAAAACATCCTTATCTAAGTAAAACTTTTGGAAGAGATACTTTGGTAAGGATGGGCTGAACCACTCTTAGCTATAGGCCTAccttaacacagttttcagattAAACAAACGTTTAAGGTAAAAAAATGTTGCGTTAGTGTCTGGACATATGCACTGACTGCGATGTAAGACCAAGATATGTGTTGCAGTACATTTTGTGCTCCattgaatgaaaagaaaatgttaaTTTTTAATCCCTTGAGAAATACCAGTCTATGTGTAACATTTGGCCATTGATCTCACGCATGCTCAAACCTAAAAACTAAAATAGATGCCATAAACATAGATTGTGTTTCTTAACGTAAGAAGGTTTCTCTTAAGGGACTCAAAGGTATGGTTTAGGAAACACGCATAGAAAAGCAAACAACTTCAGTAAGGTATACTTTCAAGTCTTCGTAAAATACTAAGAAACACCGTTATCAGGAAATCCAGCCCAGACAATTAGATGAGTGCTCTCTCAAGATTAAACATGGTGCAAATAGCAGGCACATCTGATATCCATATCCAGTTAATTGCTTTCTTCTGCAATGAAGATGGGACGTTTCGTTCTATAAAGCAGAGTGAAGCCCGCCGAAGTCCCtatcttaaagtaacactatgcaacaatttgacactttttgagatatggttttatgggcaactagttttggtaccatcctcaaattcattttgatagcatatggtcatgtgaaggacagataaacacctgtgtcttccccaccatccaggatatgccctattgGTTCTGTGTAACGgtctggtacaccctgcaaataTGGaataaaagctttcacacgcatgccATTGCCAGCttaactgccaaaagacaccagttagtgtgttggcaagcttctatcagtatcagctgggctgttggtggggtttgcaaggtttttacatgccttttaggtagttagcttactagttttggaacagaactccgtattgctgctttaagaggacacaataaaaaaataggAACACCATTGCTGCGTTACTACTGCAGCATCAGTGAGCAGCTTACCTCTGAGTACAGGTCTGTATACACATCGATCAGTGCTTCTCCGATTAGGGAGCGGACCTCGGCAAGTTCTGAGTCCGGGACGTACTGCTTAATTAAATTCCACAGAGAATGCTGCCGTTGATATTGTTCCATTAATACGATTTAGTGATTCCATAAATTACTCCACAGATCTCTTTGTCCTAACTGCCTGGAAAGAGTAAAGAGATAAACAACAGAATATGAACTTGGATTAATTTGTAttctaaataaaaacaaatgatcCATATTCCAGCGTTCACTGGGCAAGTTTGCTCATTCTAAATTgtttatcgatagctagctggaGAGAAGCCTTGCCTAAGTAGATTTGGTACCATGCAAATTATTCGGTTTAAACAAGCCGACACAGCTAGTAGGCTACACAATGAGTATACAGAGCTTAATGCGATGTGTAAATAAGACAAGTGTAATTTTTGTTACTGTGTACGCTGAAGTCTAACGTGTAAAATTTAACTATAGCAATATTTCTGGAAACCACTTACCGAACTGAAACACTTCCTGTATCTAGAGTAAACATTCCTGTATCCAAGCAGAAACCATCGCGAGATCACAACGTCGGTGATATTAAACATTTCTTATCCTAGATAGGCAGTGGCTTTTAAGTCAATTGCGAGCTACAGTTTAagatcattttgttttcatttgtcatAAATAAGACTATACactgtatttgttttcacaAAAAAGTTCCAGAAGTAATCCGATAACTCGAACAATAACGTAAAGTTCCCATACATTTATTACTATGGGCAAATTTAACCTTAAAAGTTAGATACGTAGCCTTTAACAAAAGGGAATGGCATAGCTGCCCATCAATATTCTGGTATTCGGTTGTCACGTGTAAATTGAAACATAACCCCAACAGAGGCGTAGATGTTTCTCTGCGTGGTAGCTGCAGTCCTCAAAAGTGCAGCGCAAGACTACCTGAGAACATTTCGGGACGTTTCGCATCAAGTAACTGGAATATTTGCAGCTCAAAATGTAGATCATATTTAAAAGCTTTTACCGATATTGTAAGAATACGTTTATTAACGGAGGTTACTCATAAAGCGTTGCTGCGTATAACTTCTTCGATAAAAATGAGTTGGTGTAAGAATTACCCGATGGGGATTATTCAGACTTGGTTGGCACTGTTGGTCCATGTTCAATGCAGCGTGGCTTTCTCTGTTGCTGGGCACGAGAACACATGCGAGGCGAACGGGAGCGTTTACTACGTGGGGGAATGGTACTTCTTGGATTCAGACCACTGCACCCAGTGTGAATGCACGGCAGATGGTTCGGCTTGTGCTAGAACCGAGTGCACGTCCCTACCTTCAGCCTGCATCCATGTCAGCCACTACCCAACTGACTGTTGCCCAAGGTGCGAGAAGATCGGCTGCGAGTACCGTGGTGAGGTGTACGATTTGGGTGAACAGTTCCAGGTAGAGTTTACAGTGAAATTCTGATTTCAGGGCTTCAATATAATCAACAACaaaatatgtatattttattAATCGTTCTTAATAGGCTATAAATCTCCCATATAGGCCCATGCATTTTTTCAGGTTTTACTGATTCAAAGTAATTCTAATCAATAAACAGTGATCACTGGCTATAGacaaatgttatatatatataactagcCCAAGTGTGTCCTGGGTTTATCGAAAATGTCCCAAAAAAGGCCTTTAATGATGTTGATATCTCACAATTAGTTCTGAGGCTTAATTCATTTCACAATGCTGTAGGCAAATGTTAGTTCTCTAAATTAGACTAGGCCTATAGCGACTCCTCGTGGCTAATCTTTGAAACACCCATTTTATTGCCTCATTAAGGAAATCATTGCTtgtttttcatatatatatatatatatatatatatatatattaaataacaTATTTTACAGGCCTATTTTTTGTTGAGTTGGCTGCCTTTTCAAACATCACAATGTAAGGGCTTGTGAAGATTATATCCATGGTAATTTTGTCAAAACCCTGTTCCCTACTATTTTGCACAGATGCAAAGCAAGCCTCTACTCTCCCTGTAGGCCAACATTATGTCCTGTGGATTTGCTGTATGAGGGGAGTTGTTGGTTGTTGCTGAACTGATCGACATCTGCCACAAGGAGGCAGTATACAGCTATCGTATTGAAGCGTGGAGCAAGTCGGTATCCTGAAATATGGAAGCTATTACACAATTACCTATTTATTGATATAGTGACAGCACAAAATGATATCGAAATAGTTCTACATAGGTCGGGTAGATTGATAAAGTAACCATATACTGATGTTGAGCAACGTTTTTTTGTTAGTCACTCACAAATTGCAAGTGCTTCTTCCTCTTGCAAGTTTACAACGAATGTGAGGGATATGCCAGTCAGAAAAAGCCAGAGTTCCAATTTCACGAGGCTGTATAATTTTCAGGCGCTATTTATTATTAATGTAGCACCAACAGGTATTAATGAGGCTTTAGACATGTCTCCCAACATATTAGTTTAGTTAGCCCTATCTAAGCCGTGCTAGTAACTAATGTCCTCTTTGAAATGAACACTGCATGATTGACATAATAAATGTTCATCCAGCGATGCATGCATATTGCATCTAGATGTTTCACATCATCAACACAATAAAGAAAAGAGCAGTAGCATAAACAGCCATGTTCTAGGAAGGCATTTATTATTcctcatgaataaataaatgccaTCTCTGGTGGCACTGACTGGAGCAGGATTTACATTTGCCTCATTGTCTTTCTCATCTGGGTGTTATTGCTAATGTGGGCCCCCTGAGGAAATGATGAGAGTAATTTGAGTGAATATCTCATCCAACACTCTTGAGTGGCTTCCCCGTTCATTCATCATCAGCTCTCCAGGTCTCCTTTAGGTATTACATGTCCCTAAATTGTCATATCAAGAGTAGAGTAATAGGCCTTTCATGGTTATGTTTGCAGGTGACCAGTCATTGTAAACAAGTTGCAGTGCAAATAAAAAAGGATGCTGgagttctggggggggggggttccatcACTGTTCTCTGACTGTCTGCTGTCCCATATGTTTGACAGCCCTCGGAGTGTGAGCAGTGCACGTGTGAGGACGATGGCATTGCCCGGTGCCTTGTGGCGGATTGTGCCCCCCCACCTTGCGTCAACCCCGTTTACCAGAAGGGAAAGTGCTGCCCTGAGTGTAAGGATGGTAAGTCACCTCCCCGAAAGCTGCATGATCTCACTCATATCTTTATGAACAGATCAGTGAGTCAGGAGTGTGCGGCCCTGCTTATTACAAATAATGCATCAGAATGAAATGCAGAAAATATTCATGTCAGAATTTCTTCTTCTGGGGTGTGACTAATTCACTGTGCTTGATAGCATCGGTGCCTGTTTCTTGTATAGTGAAATTACAAATTACTTTTGCACACGTCACATTAAGTATCACAAGCAATAATGTAACGCCTCATCTACTGTCAATACAGAATATTGCAACATTGTGTTATGGTGATGTTCTATGTCTGTTTCCTTTCCTTATGGAGTCATCTTATTTCCCTCACCATGACGGCAATCAAGCTATATTAAATGAACGAGAGAACACAGTGTATTCAGTTTGGACCTCAGTTTGCATTATTTTGTCAATGTACCTTTGCTCAGATGTGCCATTGTCACATTTATAAACCTCATTTTGTTGTAGTTATGAGGCTTTGTGTCATTAAACTGCTGTGACACCCCCAGGTCCAAACTGCTACGTGGATTCCTCTAGGACCCAGGTGATCCCCGGGGGCGAACCAGTGTGGGTAAACTCCTGTACCAAGTGTCGATGCCATGATGGCCAGGATGCTGGGTATTGGGAGGGCAACCGGCTGGCTACCTGTACCCGCGTGAGGAGCTGCCAAACGGAGGAGGCCCTAAAACGACAAGGGACTGATTAATTACATCATGGAGGTCTCCCTTAACTGAAACGAGGCTCGTCAGTAGAGCTTATTGTGTGTAGCAGACATCTGTTGAGTTAGGTTACGGTGGTAGTAGTGCTCATTATTATTGATTAGTTGTACTGTGTGTATTCTTCTCAAACTAACAATATTGATTGAAAAAATGAACCAAAAGTCATGGGGCTAGTCCTGCTCATTAAAACAATGACATGTTTTCAAGCAATTAGATTAGGTATACAGTAATGAATACTACCtaaaacaaacatgctaacCCATTAAGACCGTTGTTTCAGAGCTTGTTTCTATGTAAACCTTATATACTTTTAACGTAGTTAAAAAGGTATATGCTGGTTTTGTGGATATTTCAGCATCCACATCCATCAGTGGATACATCTTCTTGTGGTGCTGTACAAGTTACAGTATATTCCTTGTTTTCAGTAAATTACTTAGGAAGCAATATGTATATCATGTAGAACATGATACTTTACTATAGTTAGCAGTGTACTTAACTACAGTATACGCTGTGGAAAGCTTACGACAGTTATCAATGACACAAATAGTTTGTGACTATATACCTTTATATTTGCTGATCTGTAGAACTGAATTTGTACCTTTCTACCATGTCTACATATGTGATCCATTCAGATAAAGCTGTgagttttataaaaaaaaagtctgggTGTGACAGGGATACGTATGTATTAAAATGGTATTTGTATAAAAGTATTTTGTGTAGTGTTGTATGTTTGATTTAGCTCTCTTTCCCTTAATTTAGTAATCTGGATCAAAGTAAGGAAAAGCAGGAGGAGTCAGGCATAGGTACATGCTAGTATACTAATATAAGTATACTTAATACTAATATTTCCGTTTAAAAAATGGAACACACCAGGACACAAAGCACCATAGCCTGACGATGCATCGAGTATCACTGTATCAGTGTGTCTCCGATAGTGTATGGAAATTACTTTCTGTATCCCCTATGGGCAGGCGAAATGACTTGATTATATACACAATAAAAACTGAACGGGtagatttcattttcattttcttccaTGGGCAGTATGTGGGCGACCTATCGCAGAACGAGTGAAGTTGGCGTATGTGCCTCCATCCGCTGGGGATAATGTTGAAAATGCATTAGATCTGTCAGCGgggacagcacacactcacagcttaATTACACAATCTGCCCCAGTCTACACAGTCTGTCTCCCTGACAGTTTGGGGACATGATTTCCCCTTCTCTAATAAAACTGTCATGTTCTTTTGTTGTGGTTGGGATTTGACCCAGTATAAGATATCAGCTTTAAATgagtcttttttccccccagtaaTGAGCCATCACAAGAGCTTTTACATTTTGAGGACATAATTGTCTTGGCAGGATTTATATTTTACCTCCTTTGTCCCTCAAGTAATGTAGAGCTGACATActgacagactcacactcagcacacatgcatgcatggacacatactgtacattcactcacccactccaatgcacacaaacacagatccttagacacacacacacacacaaacacacacacacacacaaacctcttttGCTCTAGAAATGTGTGTCTCAGAAGGTGACTCAAACTCTTGGCTAGCCTTGAATGCACTTCAGTTGAGGAACAGTTGAAATTAGAATTTCAGTTGCAGTGTGGGTGTTTTGCTCTTCcttgatccccccccccaccccccacccacacacacacacacacacactccatcactccaAGGTGAGTCAGTGGCCAATCCATTCATTTGTGAAATAGGCCTAATTATTTTCGTCTACACCAATGTAACATGAGCACCATCAGTGGCAGGTCCATGGAAATGCTGACTTGCCTCCCCAGTCATCACTTTTTCCATGTGGAATCAGCACTACAGCCTGGAGAAAAGCAGAGGCTAGTCCCGGTGCAAAGCCTTCCTGCCCGTGCAAAATTCAGCCACAATGGGAAAAGTGGACAGTCACTTTAAGACACAACCcccgagagagaaaaagacacctGTGACAACCCTTAAACCATCTTTGCCCATCAGATTTATTGATTGTATATAAAAAGTATGTTTGATATGACATTATGCATTCTATATAAGATATAACATTTTCTTGACATTCAACGTACAAAAAACCTATATAGGTACAGTAAATCTTTAAAAATGCACCACGGGCTCCAATGCCCGAGGCGGTCAGTCAGTAGATGTTTGCTTCCAGTGCCTGTCATACTGCCCTGTTGTGTGGTACAGCTGTCCTGCCCACCCTACAAATCAAATAaagagcacgaaaaaaaaagaatctatcTTCCAGTATAGTGAACGGCAAGCAGAAGAGCAAATTCCCAAGAACGAGAAAAAGAcatgagg from Clupea harengus chromosome 25, Ch_v2.0.2, whole genome shotgun sequence harbors:
- the zgc:113531 gene encoding von Willebrand factor C domain-containing protein 2-like; its protein translation is MSWCKNYPMGIIQTWLALLVHVQCSVAFSVAGHENTCEANGSVYYVGEWYFLDSDHCTQCECTADGSACARTECTSLPSACIHVSHYPTDCCPRCEKIGCEYRGEVYDLGEQFQPSECEQCTCEDDGIARCLVADCAPPPCVNPVYQKGKCCPECKDGPNCYVDSSRTQVIPGGEPVWVNSCTKCRCHDGQDAGYWEGNRLATCTRVRSCQTEEALKRQGTD